GCTGGGCATTTTGATTTAGATGCTGAGCTTAAAATTTGGGTATCTAGTTTGAGTACGCCAATTACGAAAGAATTTAAAGGTGACAATAGTGTTGTAAGCATTCAAAAAGCGTTAGTAACATATACGACGAAATAACGCTTTTTCGTATGTTTATTCATTTCTAAAATTACTAACCCGAGTATCTTGGAAGAATATGCAGCAATTTTGTATATTTAATCTTAGATAACAGAAAAAGGTAAAGCGTATTTCAAATGCTTTACCTTTCTTTTTTGTAATAAACAAGTGTAGTTTTATCATTTAATTTCTTAGTTACTTCTGTTCTTTTATATCCCATCTTTTCGTATAGAAAACAATTTCTTTCTTCTTCTAAAATCGTAGCAAGTTCAAAATACTGTGCTTCTGGAAACATCTCTTCAATTAAAATAAGTACCTGCTGTGCAATTCCTTTCCCTTGATAGTTTGGATGAATAAACATTGGACTGATCCAAAATTTTAAGGTATTTCTTTTTTTAGATATGCATATCGCTCCAGCAAGGTTCGAATCAAATATAATCTTATAAAAGTTATTACTTGGATTATTTATCCTTAAAATCGTTTTTTCAATAGATTCATTCGCTGGATTTGTTTCATAGTCTTTATATTTATTTAATAAAGGGTTAAACGAGTCTATTTGCATTTGAAATAAAGCTACTGCATCATTTTCTGTCGCCTTCTTTAAAGTAATCTTCATGTTACCAATTTAGTCGTTTTCTTAATGAAGTGATATGAGCTGTATGATGACGTCCGTGCCAGGCATATAGTCCAATTGCAGCAGCAAGTTTTGTTTCGCCTGTTTCTGGATGATTAAATGTCTTTTCAAGATCTTCAAGTTCTAGAGAATATAAAAGGTTAACCCATCTTTTATGTAATGAATCTAACATTACTAGTGAAACATCTACTGGTAATTTAGAATCAGGTAGTTCTGCCCACTTTTCTTCTTTATACGGTTTAATCGTAGGGTTCTTTTCTGTTAGTGCTAATTTAAAGCGTATGTAGCTGTTCATATGGCTATCAACAACGTGATGGACTACTTGACGAACCGTCCATCCACCAACTCGATATGGCGTATCTAACTGCTTCTGATCTAAATCTTTAATAGCCTTTGTTAGTTCATTTGGTAAATCTTCAATTTCTTGAATCCATGTATCTATCATTTCTTCCGTTATAGGGCGTTTGTAAGTAAATTGGCCAATTGGATAACGTAAATCATTCATGAATAAGTCCTCCTTATTATAAGCGCGAAGTATTTCTCCAAATATAATGTACAAAATTCACATGTTCTCCATTTAATTCTACAAATGTTGTATCTGCTTCGTTTTGATAGGAAGAAAACCCGCTTTTTTCTAATACACTTTGTGATGCGAGATTATTAGTAGTTGTTTTAGCATGAATCTCATTAATTTTATTACTTTTCGCTACGTCTATAACTAATTTTACAGCTGCTGTTGCAACTCCTTTTTTAGTAAACTTTTCTCCGACTCGATATCCTAGCGAACTGCTTCGAGTTTCTGTGTCAATATCTACTAAATTTATTCGGCCTACAATTTCTTTTTCTTCATTACGAATTAAATAAAAATAAGAATCTCCATCCGTCTGTTCTATTAATAAATCGTCTAGTAGTTTTTGGAAATATTCAAAATCGAAATATTGCGAGCCACGATTTGGTACCATTGTTTCAAAAAAAGATTTATTCGTAAGTTCAAATGTAAATAAATCCTTAGCATCATGTTTCTTTAATTGTTCTATGTATATTTTCATCACGATTACTCCTTCTATATCTACTAACTGTTATATATTCTTTTTCAATCAATTAATTTCCTTCTATTTCTTTTGCTTCAGTAATACAGCAAATAGCACTTTCGGATGAAATAGGTGCAATGGACTACGAATTAAATTCATCACTCTTACTAATCGAATATAAACGTCAGAGTCAGTTGCAGATAGTTGATATATTTGTTTCGTATACCATAGCTGAAATTTTTGCTTTATCGTTAATTCTCTTTTTAACTGAGGATGACGCGATATCTCCGTTGTAGTCATCTCCCATGGAGTTTGTATGATATGAGCAGTCTCTTTATAAAACTGCTGTGTAAATGCTTTATCAAGCTTTTGTTTTCTTTGCAAAAGTACCTGTAATTGGTGAGCTTCCATAGCAGCAACTGAAACACCTTGACCGAAAACAGGGTCGAAACGACAATGTGCATCCCCAACTACTAACAATCTTTCGGGTAGATTATCCACTAAATCAAATCGCCTACGTACTTGATATGGGATTCTGTACGTTTTGATATGTGAAATG
This Bacillus paramycoides DNA region includes the following protein-coding sequences:
- a CDS encoding YfiT family bacillithiol transferase, with the translated sequence MNDLRYPIGQFTYKRPITEEMIDTWIQEIEDLPNELTKAIKDLDQKQLDTPYRVGGWTVRQVVHHVVDSHMNSYIRFKLALTEKNPTIKPYKEEKWAELPDSKLPVDVSLVMLDSLHKRWVNLLYSLELEDLEKTFNHPETGETKLAAAIGLYAWHGRHHTAHITSLRKRLNW
- a CDS encoding GNAT family N-acetyltransferase, translated to MKIYIEQLKKHDAKDLFTFELTNKSFFETMVPNRGSQYFDFEYFQKLLDDLLIEQTDGDSYFYLIRNEEKEIVGRINLVDIDTETRSSSLGYRVGEKFTKKGVATAAVKLVIDVAKSNKINEIHAKTTTNNLASQSVLEKSGFSSYQNEADTTFVELNGEHVNFVHYIWRNTSRL